The genomic segment AAATCTTTAAACCATTGCTCTTCCTGAGCATTTTTAAAGAACCAAATAACCGCTTCACGGTATTCTTTATAATCTTTGAAGCATGTTAGTACCAGCTCTTTTACCTTTTCGGGATATTCTTCCAGCAGTGGATTGAGTACTTCGGCAGAGAGTACCACGGGGAATAGGCGGATATATTGATCGCTCCAATCCGGAACAAGGTTCTTAATGTTGCGGAGATATGCGCTTCGGAGTTCTTTATTTTCTATGCCGCGATATATGGCAGCAGGGTTCTCTATCTGCGCGAATAATTCCGCAAAATTATGATGTTGCGTTACACTCAGGTGCGGCAGCGCTGCGGTCAGCTTTGACATAACTAAATAGGCTGCAATCACTTGTTCATTTACCTGACTAAAGGCTTTTAGGAAAGCATCAAAGTAATTGATCATATCTTGAAAGCTGTCTGAGTCCGTATCACCGCTTTCCATAACATTAAAGATGATTTCAACCCGCTCAAAGAAATTTTTCTGTGCTTTAAATTCGTTCGAAAGTTTTTCTTCAAGTGAAATCGGACGAGTATGTACAGTGTAAAAATCGATATTGTTAGGATTGATGCCGAATTCGGGATTTTCTTTGACGACTTTCCGCGCCTTGGTACTCCACGTTGTCCATTCTTTGTCGGTTAGCAGTGAGGGAACCAGCTCATGCTTAATCCGCTTAAAATCACAGTTGTTATCAAAGCTGCGGATGATGTTTTTCAGCGCCCATTCGGGATTCGTTTTCACCTTTGCGGCGAGTTCGTCGCGCTTCATAATCGATTTTAATACCCAGATATGATCTTTATCCAGCGTTTGGAGTGCGGTGATACCCATTTTAAGGCTCATCGTATGGCCGCGCTTCTTTGCAAAGTCGATAACCAATTCATCGTTATTAACTTTCGCAATACGTCCGACACCCCATGTCCGGTGGAATACAAAGCAACCTTCATCAAAAGAAATATGCTTTTCAAAATCGTCGATAGCTTCAAAAACATTCCGCCAACTTTGTGTCAAATTGGATACTTTTATGTATTCTTCAAGCTGACTATGCGATGCATACTTTTCTCTAAAGCATTCGACAATTTCTTTCCGAGCCCAGTTATCTTTATCGTCGCTGGTGAGCACCAGTTTTAAAATATCGATAGCGGTATTCCAATCTTTTTCTTTTTTATAATAATCGTACAAATCCTGCATAAGCGCGGCGCCTCGTTCCGCACCGAGATGATCCGCTATTTTCCGCTGTACGTGATAGAAAAAGTCGATTTCTTGCGGTACCAACTCCACCAAACGTGCCCACACTTCTTTTACAGCAGTATAAGAATGGCGGTTGATATAACGATATAAGGCCTTTTTATAATATTCAACGGCTTTTTCCATATCGCCCATTTGCTGATATCGTTCGGCAAGTTGTTTGGGAATATCCGCTTCTTCATAGTCAATGCGAACAAGCCGCTCCCAAATATCGTAAATATCCTCATTGCCGGCTTCTTTATAGCAGTTCGCTAACGTTCGAAGTGCAAATTTTGAGTCCCCGAATTCAAGAACCCGCTGACAAAGATATTCAACGATCTGCATCCGATGGTTATCGATAAAAATAGTTACCAGCGTTATGAGCGAAGAGTCATCGAGCAACTGTTTGGAAAGTGCAATAATACTCGAAATATACAATGCTGTAATACTTGTTTTATTATGAGAGAGATGTTCATCGGATAAATTTTTCAATTCATCCAGATGACGATTCTTTTTTGCTTCTTCAATCAGTGTATCAAGTTCTTTAAAATTGTTAATGGAATAATTTGTAATGGCAGCACGTGTCCATTTTTCCTCATTAAATATATCGCGGACATTCTTTTCTAATACATCTGACATATTCACCTCACTGTGTCATTACCGTATGTAGCGGTCATAGATTTTCTCGTCGAGCAGTTTAATTCTTAGAAGAATCTCATCTATTTTTATCTTTTCGACAGTACCATTCATATAATGGTCTATAAGCCAAAAATAGTAATTAATTAAACGGGGGACAAGCAGCTTTTTGTTTTTTACGTCCTTCTGTCTCAGCTCATTTTCAAGCATATAGATAGACTGTTTCAGCTTCCCCAGTTCCAAGGCTTTCAGTTCTCGTTTTACATTGAGTACGCCATCAAGCGTACCGTAAACCGGAAGCCATTCCAACAACTCCTCTCCTGTAAAACCAATGTTTGCGACTTTAGTAACGAGTGCGTTGATAATTTCAGATTCAAGAAAGCATAATTCTATTTCGGAAGCATTTTTAAAGAACGCTTCCCGGAAAAAAATCTTCGCAAGTCGTACTTCGCCGCTTAAAGCATAAGCATCAGCAAGTTCCGCCGGAATAGCTGATGAATTGGTATTCAGATCGGCTGCATATCGTAAACAACCGATAGCCGTTTCATAATCCCCCAGCGCTTTATAGCAAAGCCCTGTTTTCCGATATATTTCTGCCGTATTATGCACCGGTTCAGTTCCGTTTAAGAGCGAACGGTACAATCGTAACGCAATTGTAAACACACTGCACTTGAGCGCATAAATAATCGGTTCGTTAAAGTCTCCTTTCTTCTTTATATAATCAAGAAAGGGCTTCCATTGAGAAATAATATACTCACCACGCAAGAAATCATCGGCTAATGCTTGTGAATAACGCACCCGATCAAGCCAGAAACTAACCCCCTTCAGTGTGTACATCACTTGAGGGTTTTCTAAGTCCTGTTCAAGCAGTCGCCCAAGACTGATATGCGCTTGCTCAAGGTCTCCTTGCTTAAGGAAGACAAGAGCAGGCTGCAATATAGTTTGAACAGAACGATCTATCATAGTTCCATATTATTATACTGATAACCGTGCTTTAGTCAATTGACCCGTTTTGAGAAATTTGTTATTATCTGCTTCCATTTTTAATCATTCATAAGAAGAATAGTTCTAATTACTATAGGTTGTTCTAAAAACTCGGTTAGTTTCAGAGGTTCCTTATAGGGCATTTCACAAAATATACAGCTTAATGTAAAGGTGCCATTTCCGAAATAGCCGCTGCCGTCAGCTGAGCCGCCTTATTACCGTCAATCCATTCTATTTCGATGCCGTTCCGCTCCATGCGCCGGAACCATGTTTCCTGCCGCTTTGCAAATTGTCCGATCGCCCGATAGAGCTGCTCGATATAGACTTCTTTGCTTTCGATTTTTCCCTGTAGATACTTCGCCGTAAAGCGGTATTCCAAACCGAGGCTTTCGAGCCGCTCCCATGAATAGCCCTGTGCATGGATTTGTTCGGTTTCTTCTATCATACCGGCGTCGATGCGGGCAATGAGGCGGCGGCGGATACGCTCGCGTAAGGCACTGCGTTCAAAAGAGATACCGTAGATTTTCGGCTTAATAGGCGGCACTGCATGCAAATGCGCGGCGGTGGATTCGGGATGTTCCTGCCGGTAACGGGCAATTTCGATAGCGCGGACAAGGCGGTCAGGCTGCTCAAGGTCGGTTTTATTGTGAATATCCGGCTTGAGCGCTATGAGCATAGCTTGCAGTTCCGGCAGTGTTTTTGTTGCCAGCATTTCTCGCAATGCGTGGTCTTCGGGGACGGGAATCAGCTCATAGCCGCGGAGGATGGCATCGAGGTACAGTCCGGTGCCGCCTGCGATAATCGGCAATGCGCCTTTGTCAACAAGCTGCGGAAAGATGCGGTACACCTCCTGCTGAAAATGGAAGACCGTAAACTCGCGGCTTAAATCGCAGACATCGATGAGGTGGTAGGGAATGCTGCCGTATTCCTGCAAATCCTTTCCCGTGCCCAAATCGAGCCCGCGGTATACTTGCCGGGAATCGGCGGAGATGATTTCGCCGTGCTTTGCGTGTGCAAGTTTGACGGCAAGCGCCGTTTTTCCCGTTGCTGTAGCGCCTAATACTACGGCACAATTATAATGCGGCATTATCGTTACTGCATGGGGCGGCGGAAGTTTGAGCTTCCATACGCTTGGCTTCTTCCCAAAAGCCGTCCATCTGGGCTAAAGTGTCGTGGGAGCAGGGAATACCGGACTCAGCCATGCGTTTTTCGACAAAGCGGAAGCGGCGCTCAAACTTTGCATTGGTACGGCCGAGCGCAATTGCGGGGTCGATATGTAAATGCCGCGCGGTGTTTACCAAACTGAACAAGAGGTCTCCGAATTCCGCTTCCGCTTCTTCATGCGTACCGTGTGCAAGCGCGTCCGTAAATTCCGCAAGTTCTTCTTCTGTTTTTTTCTGAGGTCCGTCCGTCGTATCCCAGTCAAAGCCTTTTTTTGCCGCGCGCTTTTGCAGTTTGTATGCGCGGGTGAGCGGCGGAAAGGTTTTCGGGATGGAATCCAGTGCAGAGGCGCTTGCGCGGCCTTCTACGGTATCTTTGATGGTATCCCATTGCGCAAGCACTTTTTCCGCCGTAACCGGCTTTTTTGCATCGTCGGGATCGGGAAAGCCTGCCGTTTGTCCGAATACGTGGGGATGCCGCCTAATCAGTTTTTCGTTCAGCTCGCCGATCATCTTTGCGACGGAAAAGGCGCCATCCTGCTCAAACATATATGCAATCATCACGATGTTTAAAAGCACGTCGCCGAGTTCTTCCGCCGCATGGACGGACTTTGCGCTGTCCGCGGAGGCTTCTTCCAGCGCCTCAATTGTTTCATACGTTTCTTCAAGGAGCGTTGACCGCAGCGTCATCGGAG from the Treponema medium genome contains:
- the greA gene encoding transcription elongation factor GreA — its product is MSDVLEKNVRDIFNEEKWTRAAITNYSINNFKELDTLIEEAKKNRHLDELKNLSDEHLSHNKTSITALYISSIIALSKQLLDDSSLITLVTIFIDNHRMQIVEYLCQRVLEFGDSKFALRTLANCYKEAGNEDIYDIWERLVRIDYEEADIPKQLAERYQQMGDMEKAVEYYKKALYRYINRHSYTAVKEVWARLVELVPQEIDFFYHVQRKIADHLGAERGAALMQDLYDYYKKEKDWNTAIDILKLVLTSDDKDNWARKEIVECFREKYASHSQLEEYIKVSNLTQSWRNVFEAIDDFEKHISFDEGCFVFHRTWGVGRIAKVNNDELVIDFAKKRGHTMSLKMGITALQTLDKDHIWVLKSIMKRDELAAKVKTNPEWALKNIIRSFDNNCDFKRIKHELVPSLLTDKEWTTWSTKARKVVKENPEFGINPNNIDFYTVHTRPISLEEKLSNEFKAQKNFFERVEIIFNVMESGDTDSDSFQDMINYFDAFLKAFSQVNEQVIAAYLVMSKLTAALPHLSVTQHHNFAELFAQIENPAAIYRGIENKELRSAYLRNIKNLVPDWSDQYIRLFPVVLSAEVLNPLLEEYPEKVKELVLTCFKDYKEYREAVIWFFKNAQEEQWFKDLNIDYEHEIIVLIHILDITYREIASRRNTTENRKINKQIHTILFGKDALLENFILDHDEDAVTRLYTLVSDIKDLDPPIKMQLRNRILEKYKNFKFFDEVEKTVTGRGLIVTSKMLEEKKKELQRLIEVEIPRNSKEVGFALSLGDLRENSEYKAAKEEQNRLNNTVSRLQEELERAQVFDPTTITTTRVGFGTIVVLEKPGNSEKETYTILGPWESDPENGVISYMSPLGTNLLNHKVGETLSFTVNEEEKTYKILDISAAAG
- the miaA gene encoding tRNA (adenosine(37)-N6)-dimethylallyltransferase MiaA; translation: MPHYNCAVVLGATATGKTALAVKLAHAKHGEIISADSRQVYRGLDLGTGKDLQEYGSIPYHLIDVCDLSREFTVFHFQQEVYRIFPQLVDKGALPIIAGGTGLYLDAILRGYELIPVPEDHALREMLATKTLPELQAMLIALKPDIHNKTDLEQPDRLVRAIEIARYRQEHPESTAAHLHAVPPIKPKIYGISFERSALRERIRRRLIARIDAGMIEETEQIHAQGYSWERLESLGLEYRFTAKYLQGKIESKEVYIEQLYRAIGQFAKRQETWFRRMERNGIEIEWIDGNKAAQLTAAAISEMAPLH
- the mazG gene encoding nucleoside triphosphate pyrophosphohydrolase, coding for MTLPNNTGKNENVPTVHTSVVSAQPETAAAEAFAALFTTIKRLRAPGGCPWDIEQTPMTLRSTLLEETYETIEALEEASADSAKSVHAAEELGDVLLNIVMIAYMFEQDGAFSVAKMIGELNEKLIRRHPHVFGQTAGFPDPDDAKKPVTAEKVLAQWDTIKDTVEGRASASALDSIPKTFPPLTRAYKLQKRAAKKGFDWDTTDGPQKKTEEELAEFTDALAHGTHEEAEAEFGDLLFSLVNTARHLHIDPAIALGRTNAKFERRFRFVEKRMAESGIPCSHDTLAQMDGFWEEAKRMEAQTSAAPCSNDNAAL